The following proteins are encoded in a genomic region of Chloroflexota bacterium:
- a CDS encoding enoyl-CoA hydratase-related protein, which yields GTQRLPRLIGLSRALDLMITGAAIEPPQALELGIVNRLYPAEQLMDETMAYARKVAEGPAFAVGMIKLTAVQGMELPMDGALLLEREALKQVFASADAEEGMAAFLEKRQPQYRGE from the coding sequence GGGGCACGCAGCGGCTTCCAAGGCTGATCGGCCTGTCACGAGCCCTGGACCTCATGATCACCGGCGCCGCCATCGAGCCCCCGCAGGCGTTGGAGCTGGGCATCGTGAATCGCCTGTATCCGGCCGAGCAGCTCATGGACGAAACGATGGCCTACGCCCGCAAGGTCGCCGAGGGACCAGCATTCGCCGTGGGCATGATCAAGCTGACAGCCGTCCAGGGCATGGAGCTCCCCATGGATGGCGCCCTGCTCCTCGAGCGCGAAGCGCTGAAGCAGGTCTTCGCGAGCGCGGATGCGGAGGAGGGGATGGCGGCGTTCCTGGAGAAGCGACAGCCCCAGTATCGCGGCGAGTGA
- a CDS encoding enoyl-CoA hydratase/isomerase family protein, with translation MAERRIDTSFDGVVGRLTLAHPPVNVFDFLMIAQIKEWLEGIRHEQRLCAIVIRGSGRHFSAGVDIPSHLPDTVHAMIREFHSVFELLDDLAVPTIGVVHGQCLGGACELVGYLDCVVATDDARFGLPEIKLGVYPPAAAALFPDRFGHQRAMRLLLSGESIDAVEARDMGLVSRVVVPADVDAAVDEALAPLRERSASSLRAVKRATILSRGSFRGLVAPSERVYLDQLMATRDAVEGLRAFMEKRQPIWEHR, from the coding sequence ATGGCCGAGCGGAGGATCGACACGAGCTTCGACGGGGTCGTCGGCCGCCTCACGCTGGCCCACCCGCCGGTCAATGTGTTCGATTTCTTGATGATTGCGCAGATCAAGGAATGGCTGGAGGGCATCCGCCACGAGCAGCGCCTTTGCGCCATCGTCATCAGGGGATCGGGTCGTCATTTCTCCGCCGGCGTGGACATTCCTTCACATCTCCCAGACACCGTGCACGCGATGATCCGGGAGTTTCACAGCGTCTTTGAGCTGCTGGACGATCTCGCGGTCCCGACGATCGGGGTCGTCCACGGCCAGTGTCTGGGCGGCGCGTGCGAGTTGGTGGGATATCTCGATTGCGTCGTCGCGACAGACGACGCCAGGTTTGGGCTCCCGGAGATCAAGCTGGGGGTCTATCCGCCAGCGGCCGCGGCGCTGTTTCCTGACCGTTTCGGACACCAGCGGGCGATGCGCCTGCTTCTCTCCGGCGAATCGATCGACGCCGTCGAAGCTCGCGACATGGGACTCGTGTCGCGCGTTGTCGTGCCGGCTGACGTCGATGCCGCCGTGGACGAGGCCCTCGCGCCGCTTCGCGAGCGAAGCGCATCGTCCCTTCGCGCCGTGAAGCGCGCCACGATTCTCTCGCGCGGGAGTTTTCGCGGCCTCGTCGCGCCCTCGGAGCGGGTGTACCTCGATCAGCTCATGGCCACCCGGGATGCGGTCGAGGGGCTTCGGGCGTTCATGGAGAAGAGGCAGCCTATCTGGGAGCATCGATGA
- a CDS encoding CoA-transferase, translating to MTKLMSMEEAVATFVADGASVLLGAGLEGMIPFAAGHEIIRQRRKNLTLLAPISDMLFDQMIGAGCAATIGAAWVGNVSAGLGHNFRRACERGVPSRVVVRDYSNFTFALALQAAAQGVPFLPTRTVLGSDILLTNPDLVEFTSPFTAERLVAVRALAPDVAFVAVQRADADGGAHCWGALGVAVEACGSCRQLVLVAEEIVDHEIIASDPNRVLAPAFRVSAVVHEPFACHPSPVQGCYGRDHDFYHDYHRETRTADGAERWLARWVYGVGDRRAYLDLLGADRQTALRVRGPQLAAPVDYGA from the coding sequence ATGACGAAGCTGATGAGCATGGAGGAGGCCGTCGCCACGTTTGTCGCGGATGGCGCGAGCGTTCTGTTGGGCGCGGGCCTCGAGGGAATGATCCCGTTCGCGGCCGGCCACGAGATCATTCGACAGCGGCGGAAAAATCTCACGCTCCTGGCGCCCATCTCTGACATGCTGTTTGACCAGATGATCGGCGCGGGCTGCGCGGCGACGATCGGCGCAGCGTGGGTCGGAAACGTGAGCGCCGGGCTCGGTCATAATTTCCGCCGCGCGTGCGAGCGCGGCGTCCCGAGCCGTGTTGTCGTCCGCGATTACTCCAACTTCACGTTCGCGCTGGCCCTACAGGCGGCCGCGCAGGGCGTTCCGTTCTTGCCAACCCGAACGGTCCTCGGAAGCGACATCTTGCTGACCAATCCCGACCTGGTCGAGTTCACATCGCCCTTCACCGCCGAACGGCTCGTGGCCGTCCGGGCGCTCGCCCCCGACGTGGCGTTCGTCGCCGTGCAGCGGGCGGACGCCGATGGTGGCGCGCACTGTTGGGGCGCCCTCGGCGTGGCCGTTGAAGCGTGCGGATCGTGCCGACAACTCGTGCTGGTGGCGGAAGAGATCGTCGACCACGAGATCATCGCGAGCGATCCCAATCGGGTGCTGGCGCCGGCCTTTCGCGTCAGCGCGGTCGTGCACGAGCCCTTCGCCTGCCACCCGTCTCCGGTACAGGGCTGTTACGGAAGGGACCACGACTTCTACCATGATTACCATCGCGAGACGCGCACGGCCGACGGCGCCGAACGCTGGCTGGCGCGTTGGGTCTACGGCGTCGGAGACCGCCGCGCGTATCTTGACCTCCTCGGCGCGGACCGGCAAACGGCGCTCCGGGTGCGCGGGCCACAACTCGCCGCTCCGGTCGACTACGGTGCATGA
- a CDS encoding CoA-transferase, translating to MHDVTPAEVMVTAAAREIRDGDVVFVGMRLPLLAFCVAKRLHAPRAVGLFEAGIVRDTPSPALLYTMCDPPNIQNAAACLSTAHVMSLLQRGDVDVGFVGGAEVDRYGNLNTSYVGSWREPSVRLPGSGGAADIACLSKRLVIMMPHERRRLRTRVDFVTSPGFGEGAGWRQRVGLPGGGPSALITTLGLFRFDRDSGEAILCSYHAGTSLAEIEQATEWPLRVARDLAPTPEPSRHELEIIREYDPTGFWTGTRSQV from the coding sequence GTGCATGATGTGACGCCCGCCGAGGTCATGGTGACGGCCGCTGCTCGGGAGATCCGAGATGGCGACGTCGTGTTCGTCGGAATGCGCTTGCCCTTGCTCGCGTTTTGCGTGGCAAAGCGGCTGCATGCTCCACGCGCCGTCGGTCTCTTCGAAGCGGGGATCGTGCGTGACACACCCTCCCCCGCGCTGCTCTACACGATGTGCGATCCTCCCAATATCCAAAACGCGGCCGCGTGTCTGTCGACGGCGCACGTCATGAGCTTGCTTCAGCGGGGCGACGTCGACGTGGGATTCGTCGGTGGCGCGGAGGTCGACCGATATGGCAACCTCAATACGTCGTATGTTGGATCCTGGCGCGAGCCGTCGGTGCGCCTTCCCGGCAGCGGCGGGGCGGCCGACATCGCGTGCCTTTCCAAGCGCCTCGTAATTATGATGCCCCACGAGCGCCGCCGGCTTCGCACGCGCGTGGATTTCGTGACGTCGCCCGGATTCGGCGAGGGAGCCGGGTGGCGACAGCGGGTCGGGCTTCCTGGCGGCGGGCCGTCGGCGCTCATCACGACGCTTGGGCTCTTCCGATTCGACCGCGATTCCGGCGAGGCGATCTTGTGCTCCTACCACGCTGGGACGAGCCTCGCCGAGATCGAGCAGGCAACGGAGTGGCCGCTCCGGGTAGCGCGGGATCTGGCGCCAACGCCGGAGCCAAGCCGGCACGAGCTGGAAATTATTCGCGAATACGATCCGACGGGATTCTGGACGGGCACGAGGTCTCAGGTCTAA
- a CDS encoding (2Fe-2S) ferredoxin domain-containing protein: MARPKEIKTCLVCTNVDCASRGSKALLDAFKEKLEAAGSDIEVKSYLCFGACQDGPNIVLYPEGTWYMGVQMSDVDEIVAHMLGGEPVTRLTERVDPGLRDLILEILESGMIDL, from the coding sequence ATGGCAAGACCAAAGGAGATCAAGACCTGTCTGGTCTGTACAAATGTCGATTGTGCGTCGCGGGGGTCCAAGGCCCTGTTGGATGCCTTCAAAGAGAAGCTCGAAGCCGCCGGTAGCGACATCGAGGTCAAATCGTATCTCTGCTTTGGGGCCTGCCAAGACGGGCCGAACATCGTCTTGTATCCGGAGGGGACGTGGTACATGGGCGTCCAGATGAGCGATGTTGACGAAATCGTGGCCCACATGCTGGGCGGTGAGCCGGTCACCCGCCTGACCGAGCGGGTCGATCCCGGCCTGCGCGACCTGATCCTCGAGATCCTCGAGTCGGGCATGATCGACCTCTAG
- a CDS encoding NADH-ubiquinone oxidoreductase-F iron-sulfur binding region domain-containing protein, with protein sequence MERIILTKDLASGPQTFDEYRAEGGYAALERALGGPPKDVLDVVTESHLRGRGGAGFPTGQKWSFAAAEAAAPKYVVANGGEDEPGSQKDRVVMENVPHKVLEGVILAGYAIGASEAVLYINSQYAEATAQLQAAIRAAQSAGYLGERIRGTTFSFSVRVHPAPQEYVAGEDSASLEVIEGRAPLPREKPPFPTTRGLHGQPTVVNNVETFAYIPAIVRNGAPWFRKIGTEDNPGTMLFTLPANVRRPGVVELPVGTPLRALIEEHGGGLTSGNRIKAVLPGGPSSGFIAGDDLDVPMDRQPLMERGSSLGCGVLRIVEEGECIVEVVDEIAQFFARESCGQCPTCQMETSTLAKITSQVRSGQGTRALLDQIPKLGAFAKGKGFCSLISMPIPPLTSAMRLFPDDFTFHLEHHACPSGSAAS encoded by the coding sequence TTGGAGCGCATCATACTGACGAAGGATCTGGCCTCTGGGCCTCAGACCTTCGACGAATATCGCGCCGAGGGTGGCTACGCGGCGCTCGAACGGGCCCTTGGAGGACCGCCGAAGGACGTCCTCGACGTGGTTACCGAGTCTCACCTTCGCGGGCGGGGGGGCGCGGGGTTTCCCACGGGTCAAAAGTGGTCCTTCGCGGCCGCGGAAGCCGCGGCACCCAAGTACGTCGTAGCCAACGGCGGCGAAGACGAGCCCGGCAGCCAGAAGGACCGCGTGGTGATGGAGAACGTCCCCCACAAGGTGCTGGAAGGCGTCATCCTCGCCGGGTATGCTATCGGCGCCAGCGAGGCCGTGCTCTACATCAACTCGCAGTACGCAGAGGCAACCGCGCAGCTCCAGGCGGCGATCCGCGCGGCGCAATCCGCCGGGTACCTAGGTGAGCGAATCAGAGGCACGACTTTTTCATTCTCGGTGCGCGTCCATCCGGCGCCGCAGGAGTATGTCGCGGGTGAGGACAGCGCATCGCTCGAGGTGATCGAGGGCCGCGCGCCGCTGCCTCGGGAAAAGCCACCCTTTCCGACGACCCGCGGCTTGCACGGCCAGCCGACGGTGGTCAACAACGTCGAAACGTTCGCATACATCCCAGCGATCGTCCGAAATGGAGCGCCGTGGTTCCGCAAGATCGGGACCGAGGACAATCCTGGTACGATGCTCTTCACACTGCCTGCCAACGTCCGGCGCCCTGGTGTCGTGGAGCTGCCAGTGGGGACTCCTCTTCGGGCGCTCATCGAGGAGCACGGCGGAGGGTTGACGAGTGGCAACCGCATCAAGGCGGTGCTGCCCGGCGGACCCTCCAGTGGCTTTATCGCCGGCGACGATCTCGACGTACCGATGGATCGGCAGCCCTTGATGGAGCGCGGCTCGTCCCTCGGTTGCGGCGTGCTGCGAATCGTCGAGGAAGGGGAATGCATCGTCGAGGTCGTCGATGAGATCGCTCAGTTCTTCGCTCGAGAATCCTGTGGGCAGTGTCCCACCTGCCAAATGGAGACGAGCACGCTGGCAAAGATCACGAGCCAGGTGCGGAGCGGCCAGGGAACACGAGCCCTTCTCGATCAGATTCCGAAGCTCGGGGCCTTCGCCAAGGGGAAGGGCTTCTGCAGCTTGATCTCCATGCCGATCCCGCCGCTCACGTCCGCGATGCGCCTATTCCCGGACGACTTCACGTTCCATCTCGAGCACCACGCGTGTCCCAGCGGCTCGGCCGCGAGCTGA
- a CDS encoding heterodisulfide reductase-related iron-sulfur binding cluster: MPATEVVYGFIPGWLILALAIAIGVGLFLRDAYRLFRLMRLGRSERRTDQPLQRTVGWVLNVLAQARLLSRTYPGVMHALIFWGFLVITLSTIEIFGRGLWSGFRLPFISDTGAFLYLVDTFQLLVLVGIGMALYRRIAVKPWYLNLSGDAIIILSLISTLMITAFLQEGFAIAAAMWHPEPAFNRDRAFVGTFLARFLVRAGYGADLAGHIAFWWLHVLTLLGFLAYLPHSKHLHIVTAPFNVWLRRLSPKGQLPYQNVEEALEHDEPIGVSEINHLTWKDLLDSYTCTECGRCTSECPASISGKPLSPKDLILNLRHYLLERGPQLLARSTDAQIATTTAHGEAEQATRVLVGDVITDEVLWDCTTCRACVDACPVFIDHVPKIVEMRRHLVMGESRIGKDLQSLFENLEATGNPWRFPRARRADWAAGLEIPTIEEAPDAQVLYWVGCFGSFDDRSKKVAQAFSRLMRRAGVSFAILGNRENCTGDPARRAGNEYLYQMLAAENVETLNEATDGGKRTIVTACPHCFNTISDEYPQFGGAFRVMHHTQFLAQLLAERKLKPEVGKPAAISYHDPCYLGRYHDTYDEPRQLLEAIPGVTLREIAPCREKAMCCGAGGAHAFMEETRGRRINHIRLEQAMAVEPERMATACPYCLMMFEDATGAKGVADTLPVRDVAELIEASLGPADEELPAAD; this comes from the coding sequence GTGCCAGCGACCGAGGTGGTATACGGGTTCATCCCCGGGTGGCTCATCCTTGCGCTCGCCATCGCCATAGGAGTGGGCCTGTTCCTGCGTGACGCCTACCGGCTCTTCCGTCTGATGCGGCTGGGCCGGTCGGAGCGACGCACCGATCAGCCCCTCCAACGAACGGTGGGCTGGGTCCTCAACGTCCTCGCCCAGGCGCGGCTCCTCTCGCGGACCTACCCAGGAGTCATGCACGCGCTCATCTTCTGGGGGTTCCTGGTCATCACGTTGAGCACCATCGAGATCTTCGGCCGCGGGCTGTGGAGCGGGTTTCGCCTCCCATTCATCAGCGACACGGGCGCGTTCCTGTATCTCGTCGATACGTTTCAGCTGCTCGTGCTCGTCGGTATTGGCATGGCCCTCTACCGGCGGATCGCGGTGAAGCCGTGGTACCTGAACCTGAGCGGCGACGCCATCATCATTCTCAGTCTCATCAGCACCTTGATGATCACGGCGTTTCTCCAAGAGGGGTTCGCCATTGCCGCGGCGATGTGGCACCCCGAGCCAGCCTTCAATCGCGACCGGGCGTTCGTCGGAACGTTCCTCGCGCGATTCCTCGTCCGCGCGGGCTATGGCGCTGACCTGGCTGGCCATATCGCCTTTTGGTGGCTCCACGTCCTCACGCTGCTCGGCTTCCTCGCGTACCTCCCCCACTCAAAGCACCTGCACATCGTCACCGCGCCGTTCAACGTGTGGCTGCGACGGCTGTCGCCCAAGGGCCAGCTTCCCTATCAGAACGTCGAGGAGGCACTCGAGCACGACGAGCCGATCGGCGTCTCGGAGATCAACCACCTGACCTGGAAGGATCTTCTGGACAGCTACACGTGCACCGAGTGCGGACGCTGTACGAGCGAGTGCCCCGCGAGCATCAGCGGCAAGCCGCTTTCGCCGAAGGACCTGATTCTCAATCTCCGTCATTACCTGCTCGAACGCGGACCGCAGCTCTTAGCGCGATCGACGGACGCACAGATTGCGACCACCACTGCCCATGGCGAAGCGGAGCAGGCAACGCGTGTCCTGGTCGGCGACGTCATTACTGACGAAGTTCTGTGGGACTGCACCACGTGCCGGGCCTGCGTGGACGCGTGCCCGGTGTTCATCGACCACGTCCCCAAGATCGTCGAGATGCGCCGGCACCTGGTCATGGGCGAGAGTCGGATCGGCAAGGACCTGCAGAGCCTGTTCGAAAACCTCGAGGCCACGGGCAATCCCTGGCGCTTTCCGCGAGCCAGGCGAGCCGATTGGGCCGCTGGGCTGGAGATCCCGACGATCGAGGAGGCACCGGACGCGCAGGTGCTGTACTGGGTCGGCTGCTTCGGCAGCTTCGATGACCGGAGCAAGAAGGTGGCCCAGGCCTTCTCGCGACTGATGCGGCGCGCTGGCGTCAGCTTCGCCATCCTGGGCAACCGCGAGAATTGCACCGGCGACCCGGCCCGTCGCGCTGGCAACGAGTACCTCTATCAGATGTTGGCTGCCGAAAACGTCGAAACGTTGAACGAGGCCACCGATGGGGGGAAGCGGACGATCGTCACGGCCTGCCCGCACTGCTTCAATACCATCTCAGACGAGTACCCGCAGTTCGGCGGCGCGTTTCGGGTCATGCACCACACACAGTTCCTGGCTCAACTGCTGGCTGAACGCAAGCTCAAGCCCGAGGTGGGCAAGCCCGCGGCCATCTCCTACCATGATCCCTGTTACCTCGGGCGCTATCACGACACGTACGATGAACCGCGGCAGCTCTTGGAGGCGATTCCGGGCGTCACGCTGCGCGAGATCGCCCCGTGTCGCGAGAAGGCCATGTGCTGCGGCGCCGGCGGCGCTCATGCCTTCATGGAAGAGACCCGGGGCCGGCGCATCAACCACATTCGCCTCGAACAGGCGATGGCCGTCGAGCCGGAGCGCATGGCGACGGCGTGTCCCTACTGTCTGATGATGTTCGAGGATGCAACGGGGGCCAAAGGGGTCGCGGATACGCTGCCCGTGCGCGACGTGGCCGAGCTCATTGAGGCGTCGCTCGGCCCGGCGGACGAGGAGCTCCCGGCCGCCGACTAG
- a CDS encoding Phenylacetic acid catabolic protein, translating to MFTDKIELKDFDKMDQEYKDLLGRILTIQADCEIGGPHLYVEHILPNAPSKSMQIVVARTAAEEIDHFRKMARLAGEIGTDVSHTLKWSNQKRYVEAFRTTITTWEDFAVFGFLVDRVGKYQLDEFIGCSYAPLDRAVQTMIPEEHGHIEFGTNMTAELAAKGGEQKERIQKSVNYWFIKALDMFGNSQSYRSERFREWGIKRRSNAQAREEYMAEVTPLIAGMGLEVPDPMEGRLYV from the coding sequence GTGTTTACCGACAAGATCGAATTGAAAGACTTCGACAAGATGGACCAGGAGTACAAAGATCTCCTGGGCCGAATTTTGACCATCCAGGCGGATTGCGAAATCGGCGGACCCCATCTCTACGTCGAGCACATCCTCCCGAACGCGCCATCGAAGAGCATGCAGATCGTGGTCGCGCGAACTGCGGCCGAGGAGATCGACCACTTCCGCAAGATGGCGCGCCTGGCGGGTGAGATCGGGACGGACGTTTCCCACACCCTCAAGTGGTCGAACCAAAAGCGCTACGTCGAGGCGTTCCGAACGACCATTACGACCTGGGAGGATTTCGCCGTCTTCGGTTTCCTCGTGGATCGGGTCGGAAAGTATCAGCTGGATGAGTTCATCGGGTGCTCCTATGCGCCTCTTGACCGAGCGGTGCAAACGATGATCCCGGAGGAGCATGGCCACATCGAGTTCGGCACGAACATGACCGCCGAGCTGGCGGCCAAGGGCGGCGAGCAGAAAGAGCGCATCCAGAAGTCGGTGAACTACTGGTTCATCAAGGCGCTCGATATGTTCGGGAACTCGCAGTCGTATCGCTCCGAGCGGTTCCGCGAGTGGGGCATCAAGCGCCGCTCGAACGCGCAGGCGCGCGAGGAGTACATGGCCGAGGTGACGCCGCTCATCGCGGGGATGGGGCTGGAGGTTCCGGACCCGATGGAAGGCCGGCTCTACGTCTGA
- a CDS encoding electron transfer flavoprotein subunit beta/FixA family protein, which produces MHVVVCGKVIPDSSVTLQIDPDTKRIQRKDLPHELDPAAASAVEEALRLTEAHGGTVTFVTMGIADATIGIRRALAMGATAGVHLHDEAFAGSDTIGTAKALAAAIKRLPAFDLVICGTESSDSYSGIVPVQLAHFLGLPPLTFAKQVSVDGSTVTVHRQSETGYTVVKAQLPALVSVTSGINEPRYPQLKGIMAARKIEIQAFRAGDLGLGPSDVGSNAARERVLTVGAPPERAAGRVIQDDGDGGKQIADFLASIGVI; this is translated from the coding sequence TTGCACGTCGTCGTCTGTGGCAAGGTCATTCCCGACAGTTCCGTCACGCTGCAGATCGATCCTGACACGAAGCGAATACAGCGGAAGGACCTCCCCCACGAGCTGGATCCCGCAGCGGCCAGCGCCGTTGAGGAGGCCCTGCGCCTCACTGAGGCGCACGGCGGCACCGTTACCTTCGTCACGATGGGCATCGCCGATGCGACAATCGGCATCCGGAGGGCGCTGGCCATGGGCGCTACGGCGGGCGTCCACCTGCACGACGAAGCATTCGCCGGCTCCGATACCATTGGAACCGCCAAGGCGCTTGCTGCTGCCATCAAACGACTCCCCGCGTTCGATCTCGTCATTTGCGGCACGGAGAGTAGCGATAGCTATTCGGGCATCGTGCCCGTCCAGCTCGCGCACTTCCTGGGCTTACCGCCCCTCACCTTCGCCAAACAGGTTTCCGTCGATGGCAGCACGGTGACCGTGCACCGCCAGAGCGAGACCGGGTACACGGTCGTGAAGGCCCAGCTTCCCGCCCTCGTGTCCGTGACCAGCGGCATCAACGAGCCCCGGTATCCGCAGCTCAAAGGCATCATGGCGGCACGGAAGATCGAGATCCAGGCGTTTCGCGCGGGAGACCTTGGGCTGGGCCCATCCGACGTCGGGTCAAACGCCGCGCGGGAGCGCGTTCTCACCGTTGGCGCCCCGCCGGAGCGGGCCGCGGGGCGGGTCATCCAAGATGACGGCGACGGCGGGAAGCAGATCGCGGACTTCCTCGCCTCCATCGGAGTCATCTAA
- a CDS encoding electron transfer flavoprotein subunit alpha/FixB family protein: protein MADRIWVYAEIVSGSVTPTTLELLAKASELGEAEAVLLGAAPENAVETLGAHGAQVVYRCDEPVFDQYLTLPAVEVMATLIAEHQPRVILFASSYAGRDLASGLSARLDCGAITDVGDVRLTQDSVEATIPALGGSYQTTSTLVNQGPKLLLVRPKSFEARNTGGTARVVAVPAPTDGSIKRVRIEDRVTVPVEGPQLEGAHAIVAGGRGLKSAESFQMLRELADLLGGAVGATRAVVDAAWVPYSMQIGQTGKTVKPDVYVACGISGAIQHLAGMKSSKSIIAVNTDPEAPIFKVADLGVVGDVFQVVPQLIAEIKRRKGLA from the coding sequence GTGGCTGATCGCATCTGGGTATACGCGGAGATCGTGTCCGGGTCCGTCACCCCGACCACCCTCGAGCTATTGGCGAAAGCGTCCGAGCTGGGTGAGGCCGAGGCCGTCCTCCTCGGCGCGGCACCGGAAAACGCGGTCGAAACGTTAGGCGCCCACGGCGCGCAGGTCGTCTACCGCTGCGACGAACCGGTCTTCGACCAGTATCTGACGCTGCCGGCCGTTGAGGTGATGGCTACCCTCATTGCCGAGCATCAGCCACGGGTCATTCTGTTCGCGTCCAGCTATGCCGGACGCGATCTGGCGTCCGGGCTCTCGGCCCGCCTCGATTGCGGCGCCATCACCGACGTCGGAGATGTGCGTTTGACGCAAGACAGCGTCGAGGCAACGATCCCCGCGCTCGGCGGCTCGTATCAGACGACCAGTACCTTGGTCAATCAGGGGCCGAAGCTGCTCCTGGTTCGACCAAAGTCTTTTGAGGCGCGAAACACGGGCGGGACGGCCCGGGTCGTCGCCGTGCCTGCGCCGACGGACGGGTCCATCAAGCGCGTGCGCATCGAAGATCGCGTGACGGTTCCCGTGGAGGGGCCCCAGCTCGAAGGCGCACATGCCATCGTCGCCGGAGGGCGAGGGCTGAAATCCGCGGAGTCATTCCAGATGCTTCGGGAATTGGCCGATCTCCTCGGCGGGGCGGTGGGCGCAACGCGAGCTGTTGTGGACGCCGCTTGGGTCCCGTATTCTATGCAGATCGGTCAAACGGGCAAGACGGTCAAGCCCGACGTGTACGTCGCGTGTGGTATCTCCGGCGCCATCCAGCATCTCGCGGGCATGAAGAGCTCCAAGTCCATCATTGCTGTCAATACGGACCCCGAGGCGCCAATCTTCAAGGTAGCGGACCTGGGTGTTGTGGGTGATGTCTTTCAGGTCGTGCCCCAGCTCATCGCGGAGATCAAGCGCCGCAAGGGGCTTGCCTGA
- a CDS encoding fumarylacetoacetate hydrolase family protein, whose protein sequence is MRLVTFDHGDGPRLGAVVESSVIDLPRLAESSGGPSLPQSLLGLIQAGPSAWQRAREVADGAAARSDVQGAAFPLTDVKLLAPIPRPAKNVFCLGVNYRAHLEESNRAANRQLEPTVPVFFTKAVTAIVAPDAPILFDETVTTKYDWEAEMGVVIGVGGKNIDQSQAMEHVFGYTCFNDVSARDIQQSHVQWFKGKSLDGTCPFGPWIITADEVKDPHNLDIECRVNGMVKQHSNTSLLINDIPSIICHLSRGLTLEPGDLISTGTPSGVGYARTPPEFLKPGDVVEVEVQGVGVLRNPVVDVREL, encoded by the coding sequence ATGCGACTCGTCACATTCGATCACGGAGACGGACCGCGCCTCGGCGCCGTCGTCGAGTCGTCTGTCATCGATCTTCCACGCCTGGCCGAGTCAAGCGGCGGCCCGTCGTTGCCGCAATCGCTCCTCGGACTCATCCAGGCTGGTCCTTCAGCCTGGCAACGCGCGCGCGAGGTCGCCGATGGGGCTGCGGCGCGAAGCGATGTGCAGGGCGCTGCGTTCCCCCTCACCGATGTGAAGCTCCTGGCGCCGATTCCTCGACCCGCGAAAAACGTGTTCTGCCTGGGTGTGAACTACCGGGCACACCTGGAGGAATCAAATCGAGCCGCCAATCGCCAGCTCGAGCCGACGGTTCCGGTCTTCTTCACCAAGGCCGTGACTGCAATTGTCGCCCCAGACGCCCCGATCCTCTTCGACGAGACGGTGACGACCAAGTACGACTGGGAGGCCGAGATGGGCGTGGTGATCGGAGTCGGGGGAAAGAACATCGACCAGTCGCAGGCCATGGAGCATGTCTTTGGCTACACGTGCTTCAACGACGTGTCGGCGCGCGACATTCAGCAGAGCCACGTGCAGTGGTTCAAGGGGAAGAGCCTCGATGGGACGTGTCCGTTCGGACCGTGGATCATTACGGCAGACGAGGTCAAGGACCCCCACAATCTCGACATTGAGTGCCGCGTCAACGGCATGGTCAAACAGCATTCGAACACGAGCCTGCTCATCAATGACATCCCGTCGATCATCTGCCATCTGTCTCGCGGGCTGACGCTCGAGCCTGGCGATCTGATCTCGACCGGGACGCCCTCAGGTGTCGGCTACGCCCGAACCCCGCCCGAGTTTCTCAAACCGGGAGACGTGGTCGAGGTCGAGGTCCAGGGTGTGGGCGTGCTGCGCAATCCGGTCGTGGACGTGCGCGAGCTGTAG
- a CDS encoding chromate transporter, which produces MTIPEILLVFLKASFLSSGGLQALPILQDELIVQRNVLDYGAFATAVAIGRITPGPNGLFVITIGYYLAGLAGAIAGIVALSIPPFLAIGLVHAHRRIAHRRWVAGLTRGIGASSVGLLAALGYSFTAPLAAQPASLVILAVALGILLVTKSDALPLLVGGAAAGVALYLIGVPLA; this is translated from the coding sequence GTGACGATCCCGGAGATCCTGCTCGTCTTTCTCAAGGCGTCCTTTCTCTCGTCTGGTGGACTGCAGGCCCTCCCAATTCTCCAGGATGAGCTAATCGTCCAGCGCAACGTGCTCGACTACGGCGCGTTCGCCACCGCCGTCGCCATTGGGCGGATAACGCCTGGCCCAAACGGGCTCTTCGTCATCACGATTGGCTATTACCTCGCCGGCCTGGCGGGCGCCATTGCGGGCATCGTCGCCCTCTCGATTCCGCCATTTCTGGCTATCGGCCTCGTTCACGCGCATCGGCGCATCGCCCACCGGCGCTGGGTGGCCGGCTTGACTCGGGGGATCGGCGCGTCGTCCGTTGGGCTCCTCGCTGCGCTGGGCTATTCGTTCACGGCTCCCCTGGCCGCCCAGCCCGCGTCGCTGGTGATCCTTGCCGTCGCCCTCGGAATCCTGCTGGTCACGAAATCCGACGCTCTGCCGCTCCTGGTCGGCGGCGCCGCGGCGGGCGTCGCCCTCTACCTCATCGGCGTCCCGCTGGCTTGA